A genomic region of Stenotrophomonas sp. NA06056 contains the following coding sequences:
- the ruvX gene encoding Holliday junction resolvase RuvX, translating into MSEPALIRRDGTVLGFDVGSRRIGVAIGSAFAAHARAVAVVDVHGNGPDWAAIERLLKEWKPDGLVVGDPLTLDGQDQPNRKRAQGFARQLRERFKLPVVMIDERSSSVEAARRFAVERAEGRKRRRDAAALDAVAAAVIIDRWLSSPDDAIPIP; encoded by the coding sequence ATGTCTGAGCCGGCCCTCATCCGCCGCGATGGCACCGTGCTCGGTTTCGACGTCGGCTCGCGCCGGATCGGTGTGGCGATCGGCAGTGCCTTCGCGGCGCATGCGCGCGCGGTGGCCGTCGTCGATGTGCATGGCAATGGTCCCGACTGGGCGGCCATCGAACGCCTGCTCAAGGAATGGAAGCCTGATGGCCTGGTGGTCGGCGATCCGCTGACCCTGGACGGCCAGGACCAGCCCAACCGCAAGCGCGCGCAGGGCTTTGCCCGCCAGCTGCGGGAACGTTTCAAACTGCCGGTGGTGATGATCGACGAGCGTTCCAGCTCGGTCGAGGCCGCTCGCCGTTTCGCCGTCGAGCGCGCCGAAGGGCGCAAGCGCCGCCGCGATGCGGCCGCCCTCGATGCCGTGGCTGCGGCGGTGATCATCGACCGCTGGTTGTCGTCGCCGGACGACGCCATTCCCATTCCCTGA
- a CDS encoding DUF4153 domain-containing protein: MQQDATLSWPTRSMIVLIALLQGLMLFAAQELADQWPFRDIGWRYCWYAWVLTVPTAVALTLVDLKAWRLWLHAGLASLLVLALAAWTAWNLSGETALYAAGLQVPLSICLAVAAFIALPWWQFRLHADHWRADYGALFERAWQNGLTLVLAAVFTGLTWLLLWLWAVLFRMVKVDFFHVLFGSDAFIALATGMLAGFGVLIGRTQHRAMQITRQVLFAICRGLLPLLSFIAVLFVLSLPFTGLAPLWATRSAASLLLVLAVLLISLANAVYQHDDGTPPYPAWLRRLVEASLLALPIYAGLALYAMTLRVSQYGWTLSRFWGVAVAVLIAGYAIGYAFAALRRQGRWLHRLEPVNRWMCWAVLATALLAISPVIDPVRITLASQMKRLRADPTLMTADAANQLRFELGRRGVQALRTLQKAPSLAADTRASSIIVQALARQKRESRWDNDIDDGVRDLAGLKARIVQAKGTTSPADDWWQAVLDRRLNAGDCLDDDKTGDNRCITLRRDLDGDGQDEVLLCMTSLYSGPRCQLHVREPAGWRKEGDVSFQDVDQRTSDEAPQALRDGRLTVQPPRWPTLLLDGAAGQLEIDRSNDRAEAATP; this comes from the coding sequence ATGCAGCAGGACGCAACGCTGTCATGGCCCACCCGCAGCATGATCGTGTTGATCGCATTGCTGCAGGGGCTGATGCTTTTCGCCGCCCAGGAACTGGCCGATCAATGGCCGTTCCGGGATATCGGCTGGCGCTACTGCTGGTATGCCTGGGTACTGACCGTGCCCACTGCGGTGGCATTGACGCTGGTCGATCTGAAGGCGTGGCGCCTGTGGCTGCACGCCGGGCTGGCCTCGCTGCTGGTCCTCGCGCTGGCCGCTTGGACCGCCTGGAACCTGAGCGGAGAAACCGCGTTGTATGCGGCCGGGCTGCAGGTTCCGCTCTCGATCTGCCTGGCGGTTGCCGCGTTCATTGCCCTGCCCTGGTGGCAGTTCCGCCTGCACGCCGATCATTGGCGGGCCGACTATGGCGCGCTGTTCGAACGTGCCTGGCAGAACGGTCTCACCCTGGTGCTGGCGGCGGTGTTCACCGGCTTGACCTGGCTGCTGCTGTGGCTGTGGGCCGTGCTGTTCCGGATGGTCAAGGTCGACTTCTTCCACGTCCTGTTCGGCAGCGACGCCTTCATCGCCCTGGCCACCGGCATGCTGGCAGGATTCGGCGTGCTGATCGGGCGCACCCAGCATCGCGCGATGCAGATCACCCGTCAGGTGCTGTTCGCGATCTGCCGCGGCCTGCTGCCGTTGCTGTCGTTCATCGCGGTGTTGTTCGTGCTGTCGCTGCCGTTCACCGGGCTGGCGCCGCTGTGGGCCACGCGTTCGGCCGCCAGCCTGCTGCTGGTGCTGGCGGTGCTGCTGATCAGCCTGGCCAACGCGGTCTACCAGCACGACGACGGCACGCCGCCCTACCCGGCATGGCTGCGCCGGCTGGTCGAGGCCAGCCTGCTGGCACTGCCGATCTACGCCGGCCTGGCGTTGTATGCGATGACCCTACGGGTCAGCCAATACGGCTGGACCCTCTCGCGCTTCTGGGGCGTCGCGGTGGCGGTGCTGATCGCCGGCTATGCCATCGGCTACGCCTTCGCCGCACTGCGCCGGCAGGGCCGTTGGCTGCATCGGCTTGAGCCGGTCAACCGCTGGATGTGCTGGGCCGTGCTGGCCACGGCACTGCTGGCCATCTCGCCGGTGATCGACCCGGTGCGCATCACCCTGGCCAGCCAGATGAAGCGCCTGCGTGCCGATCCGACGCTGATGACCGCGGACGCTGCAAACCAGCTGCGTTTCGAGCTGGGCCGGCGAGGTGTGCAGGCGCTGCGCACGCTGCAGAAAGCACCGTCATTGGCGGCCGACACCCGCGCTTCCAGCATCATCGTGCAGGCCTTGGCCCGGCAGAAGCGCGAGTCGCGCTGGGACAATGACATCGACGATGGCGTGCGCGACCTGGCCGGCCTGAAGGCACGGATCGTGCAGGCCAAGGGCACCACCTCGCCAGCTGATGACTGGTGGCAGGCGGTACTGGACCGCCGCTTGAACGCCGGCGATTGCCTGGACGACGACAAGACCGGCGACAACCGCTGCATCACCCTGCGCCGTGACCTGGACGGCGATGGCCAGGACGAGGTGCTGCTGTGCATGACCAGCCTGTACAGCGGTCCGCGCTGCCAGCTGCATGTGCGTGAACCGGCTGGCTGGAGAAAGGAGGGTGATGTTTCCTTCCAGGACGTTGATCAGCGCACCTCGGACGAGGCCCCACAGGCCCTGCGCGATGGCCGCCTGACCGTGCAACCGCCGCGCTGGCCGACGCTGCTGCTTGACGGCGCGGCGGGCCAGCTGGAGATTGATCGCAGCAACGACCGCGCGGAGGCGGCCACACCATGA
- a CDS encoding YitT family protein codes for MSLQSHGPAPCDDADGHLVTAGPLTPPPDVAGTPADEKALRHSVAEDVQGMVLAMLVASLGLAIFAKGGLMIGGMAGMAFLLHYAMGWNFGLVFVLVNLPFYWVAVRRMGWEFTLKTFAAVTACGLLTDILPRWADFSHIAPLYSALVGGALSGLGILFFIRHRASLGGIGILAVYLQRTRGWSAGKVQMSFDACLMVAAFFVLSPSKVMYSAIGAVVLSLVLMFNHRPGRYMGV; via the coding sequence ATGTCCCTCCAATCCCATGGCCCGGCGCCGTGCGACGACGCTGACGGCCACCTGGTCACCGCTGGCCCGCTGACCCCGCCGCCCGATGTTGCCGGCACCCCCGCCGATGAGAAGGCACTGCGCCACTCGGTCGCCGAGGACGTGCAGGGCATGGTGCTGGCGATGCTGGTGGCCTCGCTGGGCCTGGCGATCTTCGCCAAGGGCGGGCTGATGATCGGCGGCATGGCCGGCATGGCATTCCTGCTGCACTACGCCATGGGCTGGAATTTCGGCCTGGTGTTCGTGCTGGTCAATCTGCCGTTCTACTGGGTGGCGGTGCGCCGCATGGGCTGGGAATTCACCCTGAAGACGTTCGCGGCGGTCACCGCCTGCGGCCTGCTGACCGACATCCTGCCGCGCTGGGCCGACTTCTCGCATATCGCGCCGTTGTACTCGGCGCTGGTCGGTGGCGCGCTGTCCGGCCTGGGCATCCTGTTCTTCATCCGCCACCGCGCCAGCCTCGGCGGCATCGGCATCCTGGCCGTGTACCTGCAGCGCACCCGCGGCTGGAGTGCCGGCAAGGTGCAGATGTCCTTCGACGCGTGCCTGATGGTGGCAGCATTCTTCGTGCTGTCGCCGTCGAAGGTAATGTACTCGGCCATCGGTGCGGTGGTGCTCAGCCTGGTGCTGATGTTCAACCACCGCCCCGGCCGCTACATGGGCGTCTGA
- a CDS encoding aspartate carbamoyltransferase catalytic subunit gives MTVQQLDDSGRLRHLLTLEGLPRDTLVQLLDRAGQIRDAAVGRVGNKRHVLGGSAVCTLFFEPSTRTRSSFHLAAQRLGADVLNFDASTSSTRKGETACDTLKNLEAMGVRGFIVRHPDDGAVAALAAVAGEGTALVNAGDGRSSHPTQGLLDMLTLRQAKGPDFSKMKVVIVGDVKHSRVARTDLHALRTLGVGEIRVCGPQTLLPDDDTLKGCVVGDDFDAMLEGVDALMMLRLQRERMEEGLVPSLEQYHAQYGLNTARLARAGKDAAVLHPGPINRGVEVTDEVADGPQSWVLRQVANGVAVRMAVLETLLG, from the coding sequence ATGACCGTCCAGCAACTCGATGACTCCGGCCGCCTGCGCCACCTGTTGACGCTTGAAGGTCTGCCCCGCGACACCCTGGTGCAACTGCTCGACCGCGCCGGCCAGATCCGCGATGCCGCGGTCGGCCGTGTCGGCAACAAGCGCCACGTGCTGGGCGGATCGGCGGTGTGCACGTTGTTCTTCGAACCCTCCACCCGTACCCGCAGCTCGTTCCACCTGGCGGCGCAGCGGCTGGGGGCGGACGTGCTGAACTTCGACGCCTCCACCTCCTCCACGCGCAAGGGCGAGACCGCCTGCGACACGCTGAAGAACCTGGAAGCGATGGGCGTGCGTGGTTTCATCGTGCGCCACCCCGATGACGGTGCCGTGGCGGCGCTGGCTGCTGTGGCGGGCGAGGGCACCGCGCTGGTCAATGCCGGCGACGGCCGCAGCTCGCACCCGACCCAGGGCCTGCTGGACATGCTGACCCTGCGCCAGGCCAAGGGCCCGGACTTCTCGAAGATGAAGGTGGTGATCGTCGGCGACGTCAAGCACTCGCGCGTGGCCCGCACCGACCTGCATGCGCTGCGTACGCTGGGCGTGGGCGAGATCCGCGTGTGCGGCCCGCAGACGCTGCTGCCGGACGACGACACCCTGAAGGGCTGCGTGGTGGGCGATGATTTCGACGCGATGCTGGAAGGCGTCGACGCGCTGATGATGCTGCGCCTGCAGCGCGAGCGCATGGAAGAAGGCCTGGTGCCGTCGCTGGAGCAGTACCACGCACAGTACGGCCTGAACACCGCACGCCTGGCCCGCGCCGGCAAGGATGCAGCCGTGCTGCACCCGGGCCCGATCAACCGCGGCGTGGAAGTGACTGACGAAGTAGCCGACGGCCCGCAGTCGTGGGTGCTGCGCCAGGTCGCCAACGGCGTCGCCGTACGCATGGCCGTGCTGGAAACCCTGCTGGGTTGA
- a CDS encoding PilT/PilU family type 4a pilus ATPase, with translation MNTTATTIDFTSFLKLMAHQRASDLFITAGMPPAIKVNGKISPITQTPLTPQQSRDLVLNVMTPAQREEFEKTHECNFAIGLSGVGRFRVSCFYQRNQVGMVLRRIETRIPTVEELSLPPIIKTLAMTKRGIILFVGATGTGKSTSLAAMIGYRNQNSTGHIITIEDPIEFVHKHEGCIITQREVGIDTDSWEAALKNTLRQAPDVIMIGEVRTREGMDHAIAFAETGHLVLCTLHANNANQAMDRIINFFPEDRRNQLLMDLSLNLKGVVAQQLIPSPDGRSRKVAMEILLGTPLVQDYIRDGEIHKLKELMKESVQLGMKTFDQSLFELYQAGEISYEDALRYADSQNEVRLRIKLSQGGDARTLSQGLDGVEISEVR, from the coding sequence GTGAACACCACCGCGACCACCATCGATTTCACCTCGTTCCTCAAGCTGATGGCGCACCAGCGCGCCTCGGACCTGTTCATCACCGCCGGCATGCCGCCGGCAATCAAGGTGAACGGCAAGATCTCGCCGATCACACAGACCCCGCTGACGCCGCAGCAGAGCCGCGACCTGGTGCTGAACGTGATGACGCCGGCGCAGCGCGAGGAATTCGAAAAGACCCACGAATGCAACTTCGCCATCGGCCTGTCCGGTGTCGGCCGCTTCCGTGTGAGCTGCTTCTACCAGCGCAACCAGGTCGGCATGGTGCTGCGTCGCATCGAGACGCGCATCCCCACCGTGGAAGAGCTGAGCCTGCCGCCGATCATCAAGACGCTGGCGATGACCAAGCGCGGCATCATCCTGTTCGTCGGCGCTACCGGTACCGGTAAATCAACATCGCTGGCAGCGATGATCGGTTACCGCAACCAGAATTCGACCGGGCACATCATCACCATCGAAGACCCGATCGAATTCGTGCACAAGCACGAGGGCTGCATCATCACCCAGCGCGAAGTCGGCATCGATACCGACAGCTGGGAAGCGGCGCTGAAGAACACCCTGCGCCAGGCACCGGACGTGATCATGATCGGCGAGGTGCGTACCCGCGAGGGCATGGACCACGCCATCGCCTTCGCCGAAACCGGCCATCTGGTGCTGTGCACGCTGCACGCCAACAACGCCAACCAGGCGATGGACCGCATCATCAACTTCTTCCCGGAAGATCGCCGCAACCAGTTGCTGATGGATCTGTCGCTGAACCTCAAGGGCGTGGTGGCGCAGCAGTTGATCCCTTCGCCGGATGGCCGCTCGCGCAAGGTCGCGATGGAGATCCTGCTGGGCACGCCGCTGGTGCAGGACTACATCCGCGACGGCGAGATCCACAAGCTGAAGGAACTGATGAAGGAATCGGTCCAGCTGGGCATGAAGACCTTCGACCAGAGTCTGTTCGAGCTGTACCAGGCCGGCGAGATCAGCTACGAGGACGCGCTGCGCTACGCCGATTCGCAGAACGAAGTGCGCCTGCGCATCAAGCTCAGCCAGGGCGGCGATGCCCGCACCCTGTCGCAGGGGCTGGATGGCGTGGAGATCTCGGAGGTCCGGTAA
- a CDS encoding aldo/keto reductase: MQTRELGRSGLKVSALGLGCMGLSHGYGPAVEQSQGIALLHAAVERGVTFFDTAEVYGPYTNEDLLGKALAPHRDKLVIATKFGFKDAQVDTGLDSRPENIRAVAEASLKRLRTDHIDLFYQHRVDPNVPIEDVAGTVRDLIAEGKVRHFGLSEASAATVRRAHAVQPVAAVQSEYSLWWREPERELLPVLQELGIGFVPFSPLGRGFLTGAINADTTFADNDFRNTVPRFEVEARRANQALVDRITTIAAARGATPAQVALAWLLAQAPWIVPIPGTTKIHRLEENLASADLQLSPAELERIAQTLQEIAIVGERYNAQRAAQAKG; this comes from the coding sequence ATGCAGACACGTGAACTTGGCCGCAGCGGCCTGAAAGTCTCCGCCCTGGGCCTGGGCTGCATGGGCCTGAGCCATGGCTACGGTCCCGCCGTCGAGCAGAGCCAGGGCATCGCCCTGCTGCATGCGGCGGTTGAGCGCGGCGTGACGTTTTTCGACACCGCCGAAGTCTATGGGCCGTATACCAACGAAGACCTGCTCGGCAAAGCGCTGGCGCCGCACCGCGACAAGCTGGTGATCGCCACCAAGTTCGGCTTCAAGGACGCACAGGTCGACACCGGCCTGGACAGTCGCCCGGAGAACATCCGCGCGGTGGCCGAAGCCAGCCTCAAGCGCCTGCGCACGGACCATATCGACCTGTTCTACCAGCACCGCGTGGATCCGAACGTGCCGATCGAGGACGTTGCCGGTACCGTGCGCGACCTGATCGCCGAGGGCAAGGTGCGCCACTTCGGCTTGTCCGAAGCCAGTGCGGCCACGGTGCGTCGCGCCCATGCCGTGCAACCGGTGGCCGCAGTGCAGAGCGAGTACTCGCTGTGGTGGCGCGAACCGGAACGCGAACTGCTGCCGGTACTGCAGGAACTGGGCATCGGCTTCGTCCCGTTCAGTCCGCTGGGCCGTGGCTTCCTGACCGGCGCGATCAACGCCGACACCACCTTTGCCGACAACGATTTCCGCAACACCGTGCCGCGCTTTGAAGTGGAAGCGCGTCGCGCCAATCAAGCGCTGGTTGACCGCATCACCACGATCGCGGCGGCGCGGGGTGCCACCCCGGCCCAGGTCGCGCTGGCCTGGCTGCTGGCGCAGGCGCCATGGATCGTGCCGATTCCGGGTACGACCAAGATCCATCGCCTGGAAGAGAACCTGGCCTCCGCCGACCTGCAGTTGTCGCCGGCCGAGCTGGAGCGTATCGCGCAGACACTGCAGGAGATCGCCATTGTCGGCGAGCGCTACAACGCGCAGCGTGCAGCACAGGCCAAGGGCTGA
- a CDS encoding YggS family pyridoxal phosphate-dependent enzyme: protein MATSLPQILSNLHNAADAAGRPPPRLLAVSKTQPAEAIAALAAQGQTAFGENYVQEALAKMQELQHLGLEWHLIGHLQSNKAEPVATHFDWVQSVDRPKLVTALARYRPAERGPLNVLIQVNIDDESSKHGCMPDDVEALATAILTEPNLRLRGLMAIPAPWPEAERRRDAFVRMRTLFEALASGHPQVDTLSMGMSSDYAEAIAEGATLVRIGTALFGARPRPA from the coding sequence GTGGCCACTTCCCTGCCCCAGATCCTGAGCAACCTGCACAACGCCGCCGATGCCGCCGGGCGGCCACCGCCGCGCCTGCTGGCGGTGTCCAAGACCCAGCCGGCCGAGGCCATCGCTGCCCTTGCCGCGCAGGGCCAGACCGCCTTTGGCGAGAACTACGTGCAGGAAGCGCTGGCAAAGATGCAGGAACTGCAGCACCTGGGCCTGGAATGGCACCTGATCGGCCACCTGCAGTCGAACAAGGCCGAGCCGGTGGCCACGCACTTCGACTGGGTGCAGAGCGTGGACCGGCCCAAGCTGGTCACCGCCCTGGCCCGTTACCGCCCCGCTGAACGTGGCCCGCTGAACGTGCTCATCCAGGTCAACATCGATGACGAATCGAGCAAGCACGGCTGCATGCCTGATGACGTGGAGGCGCTGGCTACGGCCATCCTCACCGAACCGAACCTGCGGTTGCGCGGCCTGATGGCGATTCCTGCGCCATGGCCTGAGGCCGAGCGCAGACGCGATGCATTCGTGCGCATGCGCACACTTTTCGAGGCGTTGGCTTCCGGTCATCCACAGGTGGACACCCTGTCGATGGGCATGAGCAGCGACTACGCCGAAGCCATTGCCGAAGGTGCCACCCTGGTGCGCATCGGCACCGCCCTGTTCGGCGCACGCCCGCGCCCGGCCTGA
- a CDS encoding DUF4287 domain-containing protein, producing the protein MSTDSKPKGPASYFPSIEKTYGQPVAHWLGLLAKRPGLKHMELVSFLKSEHGLGHGHANALVAHHLATQR; encoded by the coding sequence ATGAGCACCGACAGCAAACCCAAGGGCCCGGCGTCCTACTTTCCGTCCATCGAGAAGACCTACGGGCAGCCGGTGGCGCATTGGCTGGGGCTGCTGGCCAAACGGCCGGGGCTGAAGCACATGGAACTGGTCAGCTTCCTGAAATCCGAGCACGGACTGGGCCATGGCCATGCAAACGCCCTGGTCGCCCACCACCTGGCCACCCAGCGCTGA
- a CDS encoding DNA-3-methyladenine glycosylase I yields MSGYCRIAPGHPVHEYYHANEYGFPQRDERELFERLLLEINQAGLSWETILKKREGFRAAYDAFDVDRVAAYVEQDIERLLSDPGIIRNRLKVLAAIHNAQVIQQLRQSHGSFAAWLDAHHPRSKADWVKLFKKTFRFTGGEITGEFLMSLGYLPGAHAEDCPVHAKLLKLAPPWVQASTR; encoded by the coding sequence ATGAGCGGATACTGCCGCATCGCACCGGGCCACCCGGTACACGAGTACTACCACGCCAACGAATATGGCTTTCCGCAACGCGACGAGCGCGAACTGTTCGAGCGCCTGCTGCTGGAGATCAACCAGGCCGGCCTGAGCTGGGAAACCATCCTGAAAAAGCGCGAGGGATTCCGCGCAGCCTATGACGCTTTCGACGTCGATCGCGTCGCAGCCTATGTCGAGCAGGACATCGAGCGCCTGCTGTCCGATCCCGGCATCATCCGCAACCGCCTGAAGGTGCTGGCGGCGATCCACAACGCGCAGGTGATCCAGCAGCTGCGCCAGAGCCACGGCAGCTTCGCCGCATGGCTGGACGCACACCACCCGCGCAGCAAGGCCGACTGGGTGAAGCTGTTCAAGAAGACCTTCCGCTTCACCGGCGGCGAGATCACCGGCGAGTTTCTGATGAGCCTGGGCTATCTGCCAGGCGCACATGCCGAGGACTGCCCCGTGCATGCGAAGCTGCTGAAGCTGGCGCCGCCGTGGGTGCAGGCCTCCACCCGGTAG
- a CDS encoding type IV pilus twitching motility protein PilT, whose product MDIAELLAFSVKNKASDLHLSAGLPPMIRVDGDVRRINIPALDHKQVHALVYDIMSDKQRRDYEEFLEVDFSFEIPSLARFRVNAFNQNRGAGAVFRTIPSEVLTLEDLACPPLFREVIQQPQGLILVTGPTGSGKSTTLAAMIDYINKNEYGHILTVEDPIEFVHTSQKCLINQREVHRDTHGFNEALRSALREDPDIILVGELRDLETIRLALTAAETGHLVFGTLHTSSAAKTIDRIIDVFPAGEKPMVRSMLSESLRAVISQALLKKVGGGRTAAWEIMVGTPAIRNLIREDKVAQMYSAIQTGQQYGMMTLDQHLQDLVKRSLITRNQAREYAKDKRLFE is encoded by the coding sequence ATGGATATCGCCGAGCTGTTGGCGTTTTCCGTAAAGAACAAAGCGTCCGACCTGCATCTGTCCGCAGGCCTGCCGCCGATGATCCGCGTGGACGGTGATGTTCGCCGGATCAACATTCCAGCCCTGGACCACAAGCAGGTCCACGCGCTGGTGTACGACATCATGTCCGACAAGCAGCGCCGCGATTACGAGGAATTCCTCGAAGTCGACTTCTCCTTCGAGATTCCGTCGCTGGCGCGCTTCCGTGTCAATGCGTTCAACCAGAATCGTGGCGCCGGTGCGGTGTTCCGTACCATTCCGTCCGAAGTGCTGACCCTGGAAGACCTGGCCTGCCCACCGCTGTTCCGCGAGGTGATCCAGCAGCCGCAGGGCCTGATCCTGGTGACCGGCCCGACCGGTTCGGGCAAGTCGACCACGCTGGCGGCGATGATCGACTACATCAACAAGAACGAGTACGGCCACATCCTCACCGTCGAGGATCCGATCGAATTCGTGCACACCTCGCAGAAGTGCCTGATCAACCAGCGCGAAGTGCATCGCGATACGCATGGTTTCAACGAGGCGCTGCGCTCGGCGCTGCGTGAGGACCCGGACATCATCCTGGTCGGCGAACTGCGTGACCTGGAAACCATCCGCCTGGCGCTGACCGCCGCGGAAACCGGCCATCTGGTGTTCGGCACCCTGCATACCAGTTCGGCGGCCAAGACCATCGACCGCATCATCGACGTGTTCCCGGCCGGCGAAAAGCCGATGGTGCGCTCGATGCTGTCCGAATCGCTGCGCGCGGTCATTTCGCAGGCGCTGCTGAAGAAGGTCGGTGGCGGTCGTACCGCTGCGTGGGAAATCATGGTCGGCACCCCGGCCATCCGCAACCTGATCCGCGAAGACAAGGTGGCGCAGATGTACTCGGCCATCCAGACCGGCCAGCAGTACGGCATGATGACCCTGGACCAGCACCTGCAGGACCTGGTCAAGCGCAGCCTGATCACCCGCAACCAGGCCCGCGAATACGCCAAGGACAAGCGTCTGTTCGAGTAA
- a CDS encoding YqgE/AlgH family protein has translation MPVTPTSLANHLLVALPSLIDATFARTVALICQHDENGAMGVLVNQLSEYTLGEVLAQMDITTGDDGLQARPVLNGGPVHPERGFVIHDDARAWDSSLVVGDGLYLTTSRDILEAMARGEGPANAVVTLGCAGWSAGQLESELSENSWLTVPADAELVFQLPLEQRWQGAASRIGVDLFRLTDYSGHV, from the coding sequence ATGCCAGTAACGCCGACTTCCCTCGCCAATCACCTGCTCGTGGCGCTGCCGTCGCTGATCGACGCCACCTTCGCCCGTACCGTTGCGCTGATCTGCCAGCACGACGAGAACGGGGCCATGGGGGTGCTGGTCAACCAGCTTTCCGAGTACACCCTGGGCGAAGTCTTGGCGCAGATGGATATCACCACCGGTGATGATGGCCTGCAGGCGCGTCCGGTGCTCAATGGCGGGCCGGTGCATCCCGAACGTGGCTTCGTCATCCATGACGATGCGCGCGCATGGGATTCCAGCCTCGTTGTCGGTGACGGTCTGTACCTGACCACTTCGCGTGACATCCTCGAGGCGATGGCGCGCGGCGAAGGCCCGGCCAATGCCGTGGTCACTCTGGGCTGCGCGGGCTGGAGTGCCGGCCAGCTGGAAAGCGAACTGTCCGAGAACAGCTGGCTGACCGTGCCGGCCGACGCCGAACTGGTCTTCCAGCTGCCGCTGGAGCAGCGCTGGCAGGGCGCCGCGTCGCGCATTGGCGTCGATCTGTTCCGGCTGACCGATTACAGCGGCCATGTCTGA
- a CDS encoding LysR family transcriptional regulator: MPRENLNDLQAFVHVAREGSFTKAAAQLGVSQSALSHAMRGLEERLGVRLLTRTTRSVATTEAGARLLETLIPRLAEIEDELAALAEYRERPAGTIRINATGHAAEYLAWPRLAPLLQQYPDLNVELTTDYGLADIVAERYDIGIRLGERLARDMVALPISPPLRMRVVGAPSYFRQHVAPVHPHDLAGHNCITLRLPTHGGLMPWDFGQDGNELSVRVSGQWTFNTMGMTRAAALAGSGLAWLPEDQVQAALLEGRLQSTLDDWCPHFDGYYAYYPSRRHVTVAMRTVLDALRGPMVG, from the coding sequence ATGCCGCGTGAAAACCTCAACGACCTGCAAGCCTTCGTCCACGTCGCCCGCGAAGGCAGCTTCACCAAGGCCGCTGCCCAGCTGGGCGTCTCCCAGTCCGCCCTCAGCCACGCCATGCGCGGGCTGGAAGAACGACTGGGCGTGCGCCTGCTGACCCGCACCACCCGCAGCGTCGCCACCACCGAGGCGGGTGCTCGCCTGCTGGAAACCCTGATCCCGCGCCTTGCCGAGATCGAAGACGAACTGGCGGCCTTGGCCGAATACCGCGAGCGGCCCGCCGGCACCATCCGCATCAATGCCACCGGCCACGCCGCCGAATACCTGGCCTGGCCAAGGCTGGCGCCGCTGCTGCAGCAGTACCCGGACCTCAACGTCGAGCTGACCACCGATTACGGCCTGGCCGACATCGTCGCCGAGCGCTACGACATCGGCATCCGTCTCGGTGAGCGTCTGGCACGCGACATGGTGGCGCTGCCGATCAGCCCGCCGCTGCGCATGCGTGTGGTGGGCGCGCCGTCGTACTTCCGCCAGCACGTGGCGCCGGTGCACCCGCACGATCTGGCCGGGCACAACTGCATCACCCTGCGCCTGCCCACCCATGGCGGCCTGATGCCGTGGGATTTCGGCCAGGACGGCAACGAGCTGAGTGTCCGTGTCTCCGGCCAATGGACCTTCAACACCATGGGCATGACCCGGGCGGCAGCGCTGGCCGGTAGTGGCCTGGCCTGGCTGCCCGAGGACCAGGTGCAGGCGGCCCTGCTGGAAGGCCGCCTGCAATCAACACTGGATGACTGGTGCCCGCACTTCGACGGCTACTACGCGTACTACCCGTCGCGCCGGCATGTCACCGTGGCGATGCGCACCGTGCTTGATGCACTGCGTGGGCCGATGGTGGGGTGA